In a genomic window of Pelecanus crispus isolate bPelCri1 chromosome 1, bPelCri1.pri, whole genome shotgun sequence:
- the IL17D gene encoding interleukin-17D codes for MQRGRVRAALAALLCAALLPLRPEAVKAPKRPARTRTCGERPEELLEQLYGRLAAGMLSAFHHTLQPEPPGRQHNASCPAGGRPAADKRFRLPVNLRSASPWAYRISYDPTRYPKYIPEAYCLCKGCLMGIFGEENFHFRSTPVYMPTVILRRTSSCAGGRYVYTEDYVTIPVGCTCVPEQEKEAESVNSSIDKQEMKLLVSQNKPSSE; via the exons ATGCAGCGAGGCAGG GTGCGGGCGGCGCTGGCGGCGCTGCTGTGCGCGGCGCTGCTCCCGCTCCGCCCGGAGGCCGTCAAGGCGCCCAAGCGGCCGGCGCGGACCCGGACCTGCGGCGAGCGGCccgaggagctgctggagcagctgtacgggcggctggcggcgggcaTGCTCAGCGCCTTCCACCACACCCTGCAGCCCGAGCCGCCGGGCCGCCAGCACAACGCCAGCTGCCCGGCCGGGGGCCGGCCGGCCGCCGACAAGAGGTTTCGGCTGCCCGTCAACCTGCGCAGCGCCTCGCCGTGGGCCTACAG AATTTCCTATGATCCCACAAGATATCCTAAATATATTCCTGAAGCATACTGTCTGTGCAAAGGCTGCCTCATGGGGATCTTTGGCGAGGAGAATTTTCACTTCCGCAGCACCCCTGTGTACATGCCAACAGTCATCCTCCGTCGCACGTCGTCGTGTGCTGGGGGCCGTTATGTCTACACAGAAGATTACGTCACTATCCCGGTGGGCTGCACTTGTGTACCTGAGCAAGAAAAAGAGGCCGAAAGCGTAAATTCCAGCATAGATAAGCAAGAAATGAAGCTGCTGGTAAGCCAGAACAAGCCGTCATCAGAATGA